The nucleotide sequence GCTGGCCATCGACGGGATCGGCCATGCCCTGGCCATCCCCGGTCTGGAATATCTGATGGAGCAGCCGACCGCCAAGGCCGAGCTGTGGAAGGCCCTGCGCCGCAGCATGTCACGCTGGAATATTGGCTTATGAGTGAAGACGTCAGCTTCCGCCGGATGACGGCGGCGGATCTCGATAACGTGTTGAAGATCGAATACGCCGCCTTTAGCCATCCCTGGACGCGCGGCACCTATACCGACGCCCTGTCTGCCTATGAGTGCTGGGTGATGTTCGAGGGCGAGCAACAGGTCGGCCACGGGGTGATCAACGTCATCATCGATGAGGCGCACCTGCTCAATATCACCGTCAAGCCGCAGAGCCAGGGTCGCGGGCTGGGCCTGCGTCTGCTGGAACACTTGATGGCGCGCGCCTACGAGCGCGGCGGGCGCGAGTGTTTCCTTGAAGTCCGCGCCAGCAACGGCTCGGCCTATCGCCTATACGAGCGCTACGGCTTCAATGAAATCGGCAGGCGCCGGGATTATTACCCGGCAGCCGATGGTCGCGAGGATGCGTTGGTGATGGCCTGCACCCTACTGGATGAATCGGACAGCTAATCCCGCTTTCGGCTAAATCCAGCCTACTCCCTCTGTGGGAGCGGGCCATGCCCGCGAAGCTTTCGGCAGCCCTCAAAACGCTCGCGAATAAATTCGCCCATTGGTAGGCCCTATCTCCAGCCTGCTTAGGTCCCGGCCGGCTTGTCCCTTCCCGAATCCAGCGGTGCATCGCCCTCCAGTTCATCGTCAGAGAGAATGTCCGGATTTTCTTCCAGCAGGCTCTCGTCTTCCTGCAGCACTGCCGTGCCGCCGCTGACTCCGGTGTCCGGCTCGCCATCGGCTGGGCCGTCCCAGGGCTTTCCATCAAGGGGATGGCGGCGCGCCAACTCGGCTTCGTCCAGGCCCACATCGGCCCCGATTTCGTGCCCGGATACCACGCTCAAGTCCTGATCGGCAGGGCCGCCTTGGCCACGCTCGCGTGGCGAGCGGGCGCCGTCATCTGGGATCAGCGTCTCCGGAGCCATGTCATCCATGGTGGTATCGCCGTCGGGCACTTCGCCAGCGGTCATGCCCGCTTCAGCGACACGCTCCGGCGTGAATTCATTGTCCAATTGCTCCTGCGGTACCTCGTCACCGATGCGGCCCTTGCGCTCGTCCCGGCGCTGGTCGAAATCGAGCTGCTCCATAGAGCCCAAGCGGTCTTCGGTGTCGTCGATTTCCGTGGGCGTATAGGGCTTCTGATCGTTCATGACAACCTCCTGCGTAAATGCGCGGTCTTGCAGGTTGTGACTGGAGCGCCGGGTGAAGATTCCGCCTGGCCGCCGGCTGGTAAAGCTTGTGGCACGACAAGCGAACCACCTTGGTCAATCGGCAGTCTAGGAAACATGGACAAACCAATTGATCGACTCGCAACAGACGTTCGGCGCTGTGCCTACTTCTTCGATCTGGATGGAACGCTGGCGCAAATACAGCCCAGCCCCGAACTTGTATTCATTCCTGCCCCTGCTCAGGAGGCGTTGCAGCAGCTGCACGCCGCCGATGTCCCCGTGGCACTGGTTTCGGGCCGGCCGCTGGAACAGATCGATGCGCTGATTGCGCCGCTGCAGTTACCGGCCGCCGGGATTCACGGCGCGGAGCGCCGCGGCGCCGATGGGCAGGTGCGGCGGCTGGCGCTGGATAGCCGCGTGTTCGCCGAAATCCAACAGGAGCTGGCCCAGGCATGCGCCGAGCATCCGGGCCTGCGCTTTGAAAACAAGGGCATCGCCTTTGCCCTGCATTTCCGCCAGGTACCTGTGTTGGAAGAGACGGCGCGAACCCTTGCCGAAGCCTTTGCCGAGCGTTACCGCGAGGTGCTGGTGCTGCAGCCAGGCAAGTGCGTGTTCGAACTCAAACCGCGCGGCGCCAGCAAGGGCGAGGTGATTCGCACCTTCATGCAGGAAGCGCCCTTTGTAGGACGAGTGCCGGTGTTCCTTGGCGACGACAGGACCGACGAGGCCGGTTTTGAGGTGGTCAACCAGTTGGGCGGGCTGAGCATCAAGGTAGGCGAGGGGCCGACGCAGGCGACACTGCGCCTGGCTTCGGTGGACGCCGTAGGTGCCTGGCTTGGCCGCCTGCTCGAAGGAATCGGCGTCAGGCCGGAAGACAACGATAAATCAGACCGAAGCGAGTGCGCCCCATGAGCCGATTGATAGTGGTTTCCAACCGAGTGGCACCGATCAAGCCGGGCAAGGTCGCAGCCGGCGGGCTTGCGGTTGGCGTATACGATGCACTGCGCCAGAGCGGCGGCATCTGGTTTGGCTGGAGCGGGGAGGTCAGCAGCACGCCGCAGACCAACACCGAAACCGTCGGCGAAATCACCTATGTCACCATGGGCCTGACTCGGCAGGATTATGACCAGTATTACCGCGGCTTCTCCAACGCCACGCTCTGGCCGATCTTCCACTACCGCATCGACCTGGCGCGCTACAATCGCCAGGAATACGATGGCTACCGACGCGTCAACGGCATGCTTGCGGCACAGCTCAAGCCGCTGCTCAAGCCCGACGACATCATCTGGGTTCATGACTACCATCTGATCCCATTTGCCGAAGAATGCCGGCGGCTGGGCATCCGCAATCGCATCGGCTTTTTCCTCCATATTCCGTTTCCACCGCCGGAAATTCTCACCGTCATTCCACCGCACAATGACCTGCTGAAAACCCTTTGCTTTTACGATCTCATCGGCTTCCAGACCGAAACCGATCGCCTGGCCTTTCAGGACTATATGACCCGCGAAGTACGCGGCATCCTCGAAAAAGACGGCAGCCTGACGGCTTACGGGCAGAATTTCCGTGCCGGGGTTTACCCCATCGGCGTGGTGCCGGATGAAATCCAGGAGCTGGCCGAATCATCCCAGCGCCGCCGCCGGCCCATGCGACGGATCACCGATGTCGAGCGCAAGAAGATCATCAGCGTGGACCGGCTGGATTATTCCAAGGGCCTGGTGGAGCGCTTCAAGGCCTATGAGGCGCTGTTCGACCGCTTCCCCGAGCATCGTCGGGGGGTCGAATTCATTCAGATCGCGCCCACGTCGCGTTCCGACGTCAAGACCTATCAGCACATCCGCCAGCAGCTGGAGAGCGAGGCAGGGCATATCAACGGACGGCTTTCCGATCTCGACTGGACGCCCCTGCATTACCTCAACAAGAGCCATGATCGGCGCGTGCTGACGGGGCTGTTTCGCGACGCCGATATTGGCTTTGTCACACCTCTGCGTGACGGCATGAACCTCGTCGCCAAGGAATATGTGGCCTCGCAGGACCCGGACGACCCCGGCGTGCTGGTGCTGTCGCGCTTTGCCGGCGCCGCCCACGAGCTGACCTCGGCTCTGATCGTCAACCCCTATGACTGCATCGGCATGGCTGAAGCTCTCGACCGCGCCCTGCGCATGCCGCTGGCGGAGCGCCGGGACCGCTACGAGCACATGATGAGCATCATCCGCAGCGCCGACCTCGATGCTTGGCGTGATACGTTCCTGCGTGATCTGCGGGCGTTTTCTTCCCGGCCCAAGGCGCAGGTGCAAGCGAGCCCGCTGTTCAGTGTGTGACGCAACACTCCGCGTGCTTGTCAAACCGCCGACCGGTTCGTAACGTGCGTGTCGGAATGAAAAAGCAGAGCAGCCAATGAGCGACGATCTTCAACAGTTAATCGAAAACAACGCGCGCTGGGCCGAGGCCATCCTCCAAGAAGACCCGAACTTCTTCAGCAAGCTGGCCAAGCAGCAGGAGCCCGAGTATCTCTGGATCGGCTGCTCCGATGCCCGCGTGCCGGCCAACGAGATCGTGGGCATGCTGCCCGGCGACCTGTTCGTCCACCGTAACGTCGCCAACGTGGTGCTGCACACCGACCTCAACTGCCTGTCGGTGATCCAGTACGCCGTCGATGTCCTCAAGGTCAAACACATTCTGGTCACCGGCCACTACGGTTGCGGCGGCGTGCGTGCAGCGATGCGTGACGACCAGCTGGGCCTGATTGACGGCTGGCTGCGCACCATTCGCGACCTGTACTACGAATACCGCGACCACGTCGCCAGTTTCCCTAGCGAAGAGGCCCAGCTCGACCGCATGTGCGAGCTCAACGTCATCCAGCAGGTCGCCAACGTCAGCCACACCGCCATTGTCCAGAACGCCTGGCACCGCGGGCAGCCGCTGTCGATTCATGGCTGCATCTACGGCATCAAGGACGGTATCTGGAAGGACCTTAACGTCACCATCAGTGGCCCCGAACAGCTGCCGCCGCAGTATCGCCTGCGTCCGCGTCGTCCAGAGTGATGCCTGATTCCCGAAAGTGGGCCTTCGCCGGCCTGCTGCTCGCCGTGCTTCTGTGGAGTGGCAACGCCCTGGTGGCGCGCGCCTTTCATGAAGATATTCCGCCGCTGAGCCTGTCGTTCTGGCGTTGGACGTTGGCTACCAGCCTGTTGCTGCCCTTCGTTGCGCGCTCGATCTGGCAGCATCGCCAGACCCTGCGCGCGGCCGGCTGGCGACTGCCCATCGTCGCCGCGCTGGGGATCGCCAGCTATAACACGCTGCTGTATTCCGCTGCGCAAAGCACCGAAGCCATCAACCTCACGCTGCTCAACACCTGCCTGCCGTTATTCGCCTTTATCGGAGGGGGGCTGTTGCTGGGCGAGTGGCCGGCCCGAAGCGCCTGGTTCGGCATGGCGATTGCCGCGGCCGGCCTGCTCTACCTGATCAGTAGGGGCAGCTGGGAGGTCTTTATCAGCCTGTCGTTCCAGAAGGGCGACCTGCTGATGCTCGCTGCGGTGCTGGCCTGGACGCTCTACACCCTGCTGCTGCGGCGCTGGGCGAAGTTCCTGGTCATGCCGGCGCTGACCCTGCTCGGTGTGCTGATGATGATCGGCCTGCCGCTGATCACGCCGTTCTACCTCTACGAATTCAGCCAGGTCGGCGGTTTTGCACCCACTCCCAGCAACCTCGCTGCCGTTGCCTATACCGCCGTCTTCGCCTCACTGGTGGCGTATCTCGCCTGGAACCACGGCGTGCGCATTGTCGGCGCAGCGAAGGCGAGCATAACCACC is from Pseudomonas saudiphocaensis and encodes:
- the rimI gene encoding ribosomal protein S18-alanine N-acetyltransferase, encoding MSEDVSFRRMTAADLDNVLKIEYAAFSHPWTRGTYTDALSAYECWVMFEGEQQVGHGVINVIIDEAHLLNITVKPQSQGRGLGLRLLEHLMARAYERGGRECFLEVRASNGSAYRLYERYGFNEIGRRRDYYPAADGREDALVMACTLLDESDS
- the otsB gene encoding trehalose-phosphatase; the protein is MDKPIDRLATDVRRCAYFFDLDGTLAQIQPSPELVFIPAPAQEALQQLHAADVPVALVSGRPLEQIDALIAPLQLPAAGIHGAERRGADGQVRRLALDSRVFAEIQQELAQACAEHPGLRFENKGIAFALHFRQVPVLEETARTLAEAFAERYREVLVLQPGKCVFELKPRGASKGEVIRTFMQEAPFVGRVPVFLGDDRTDEAGFEVVNQLGGLSIKVGEGPTQATLRLASVDAVGAWLGRLLEGIGVRPEDNDKSDRSECAP
- the otsA gene encoding alpha,alpha-trehalose-phosphate synthase (UDP-forming), whose translation is MSRLIVVSNRVAPIKPGKVAAGGLAVGVYDALRQSGGIWFGWSGEVSSTPQTNTETVGEITYVTMGLTRQDYDQYYRGFSNATLWPIFHYRIDLARYNRQEYDGYRRVNGMLAAQLKPLLKPDDIIWVHDYHLIPFAEECRRLGIRNRIGFFLHIPFPPPEILTVIPPHNDLLKTLCFYDLIGFQTETDRLAFQDYMTREVRGILEKDGSLTAYGQNFRAGVYPIGVVPDEIQELAESSQRRRRPMRRITDVERKKIISVDRLDYSKGLVERFKAYEALFDRFPEHRRGVEFIQIAPTSRSDVKTYQHIRQQLESEAGHINGRLSDLDWTPLHYLNKSHDRRVLTGLFRDADIGFVTPLRDGMNLVAKEYVASQDPDDPGVLVLSRFAGAAHELTSALIVNPYDCIGMAEALDRALRMPLAERRDRYEHMMSIIRSADLDAWRDTFLRDLRAFSSRPKAQVQASPLFSV
- the can gene encoding carbonate dehydratase; its protein translation is MSDDLQQLIENNARWAEAILQEDPNFFSKLAKQQEPEYLWIGCSDARVPANEIVGMLPGDLFVHRNVANVVLHTDLNCLSVIQYAVDVLKVKHILVTGHYGCGGVRAAMRDDQLGLIDGWLRTIRDLYYEYRDHVASFPSEEAQLDRMCELNVIQQVANVSHTAIVQNAWHRGQPLSIHGCIYGIKDGIWKDLNVTISGPEQLPPQYRLRPRRPE
- a CDS encoding DMT family transporter, which encodes MPDSRKWAFAGLLLAVLLWSGNALVARAFHEDIPPLSLSFWRWTLATSLLLPFVARSIWQHRQTLRAAGWRLPIVAALGIASYNTLLYSAAQSTEAINLTLLNTCLPLFAFIGGGLLLGEWPARSAWFGMAIAAAGLLYLISRGSWEVFISLSFQKGDLLMLAAVLAWTLYTLLLRRWAKFLVMPALTLLGVLMMIGLPLITPFYLYEFSQVGGFAPTPSNLAAVAYTAVFASLVAYLAWNHGVRIVGAAKASITTYLMPVFTAIIGWLVLGEALQVFHWIGGGLIFAGLLLATRSSVQNTAR